One window from the genome of Actinoplanes teichomyceticus ATCC 31121 encodes:
- a CDS encoding type 1 glutamine amidotransferase, whose translation MSTALVIENDPTDDLRRLGEWLTEAGLELTVLRPYSGDALPETLDGHVALIVLGGDQSAYPDAAGAPGAPWFPACEALLRKAVRHRVPTLGVCLGGQLLATAHGGLVERSPSGPEIGPGLVGKRDAAETDPLFRWVPLLPDVIQWHRDEITELPLNATLLAASSRYPHQAFRIGDRAWGLQFHIECDAEMMADWTRTGAADLAELGYDPEAVVLAVAEVLPDVEEVWQPFAARFAALALGTLPDADAPRTLPLLGH comes from the coding sequence GTGAGCACAGCGCTTGTCATCGAGAACGATCCGACCGACGATCTCCGGCGACTCGGGGAGTGGCTCACCGAGGCCGGGCTGGAGCTGACCGTCCTCCGGCCGTACTCGGGCGATGCGCTGCCGGAGACGCTGGACGGCCACGTGGCGCTGATCGTGCTCGGTGGCGACCAGAGCGCGTACCCGGACGCGGCCGGCGCCCCCGGCGCGCCGTGGTTCCCGGCGTGCGAGGCGCTGCTGCGCAAGGCGGTCCGGCACCGGGTGCCCACCCTCGGGGTCTGTCTGGGCGGCCAGCTGCTGGCCACCGCGCACGGCGGACTGGTGGAGCGCAGCCCGTCCGGTCCGGAGATCGGCCCCGGGTTGGTCGGCAAGCGCGACGCGGCGGAGACCGACCCGCTGTTCCGATGGGTGCCGCTGCTGCCCGACGTGATCCAGTGGCACCGTGACGAGATCACCGAGCTGCCGCTGAACGCGACCCTGCTGGCCGCCTCCAGCCGGTACCCGCACCAGGCGTTCCGGATCGGCGACCGGGCCTGGGGGCTGCAGTTCCACATCGAGTGCGACGCCGAGATGATGGCCGACTGGACCCGGACCGGGGCGGCCGACCTGGCCGAGCTCGGCTACGACCCGGAGGCGGTGGTGCTGGCCGTCGCCGAGGTCCTGCCGGATGTGGAGGAGGTCTGGCAGCCGTTCGCCGCCCGGTTCGCCGCGCTGGCGCTGGGCACCCTGCCGGACGCCGACGCGCCCAGGACCCTGCCGCTGCTGGGGCACTGA
- the panB gene encoding 3-methyl-2-oxobutanoate hydroxymethyltransferase, with product MSEIPTLYGGPATRRVRTRDLLNAKARGDRWPMLTSYDQYTASIFDRSGVPVLLVGDSAANNVFGYETTVPVTAEELLPLVRAVVRATRTALIVGDLPFGSYEEGPAQALRTAVRFMKEGGCHAVKLEGGRRMAPQIEAITGAGIPVMAHIGFTPQREHAIGGYRVQGRENEGAEVIADARAVADAGAFAVVLEMVPGDVAQQITKELPIPTVGIGAGPDTDAQVLVWQDMAGLRTGKAPRFVKRYADLAGALTEATRQFAQEVRSGEFPAAEHTF from the coding sequence ATGTCGGAAATCCCGACCTTGTACGGCGGGCCCGCCACCCGCCGGGTCCGCACCCGCGACCTGCTCAACGCCAAGGCCCGCGGCGACCGGTGGCCGATGCTCACCTCCTACGACCAGTACACCGCGTCGATCTTCGACCGGTCGGGCGTGCCGGTCCTGCTGGTCGGCGACTCGGCCGCCAACAACGTCTTCGGCTACGAGACCACCGTCCCGGTCACCGCCGAGGAGCTGCTGCCGCTGGTCCGCGCCGTGGTGCGGGCCACCAGGACCGCGCTGATCGTCGGCGACCTGCCGTTCGGCAGCTACGAGGAAGGCCCGGCCCAGGCGCTGCGCACCGCCGTCCGCTTCATGAAGGAGGGCGGCTGCCACGCGGTGAAACTGGAGGGCGGCCGCCGGATGGCCCCGCAGATCGAGGCGATCACCGGCGCCGGCATCCCGGTGATGGCGCACATCGGGTTCACCCCGCAGCGCGAGCACGCCATCGGCGGGTACCGCGTGCAGGGCCGGGAGAACGAGGGCGCCGAGGTGATCGCGGACGCCCGCGCGGTCGCCGACGCCGGCGCCTTCGCCGTCGTCCTGGAGATGGTGCCCGGCGACGTGGCCCAGCAGATCACCAAGGAGCTGCCGATCCCCACGGTCGGCATCGGCGCCGGACCGGACACCGACGCGCAGGTGCTGGTCTGGCAGGACATGGCCGGCCTGCGGACCGGCAAGGCGCCGCGCTTCGTCAAGCGCTACGCCGACCTGGCCGGCGCGCTCACCGAGGCCACCCGGCAGTTCGCCCAGGAGGTGCGCAGCGGCGAGTTCCCCGCCGCCGAGCACACCTTCTGA
- a CDS encoding NAD+ synthase yields the protein MPTLRIALAQVNSTVGDIPGNAAAVRRWSRAAADAGAHLVAFPEMMLTGYPIEDLVFRNSFVDASQRALRDLAAALAADGLGELAVVVGYVDADGPAAISFDAAPGTGRRDASALLYRGEVAATYFKHHLPNYGVFDEDRYFEPGSALTVVRFGGVDVALTVCEDIWQAGGPFTAARRAGVGLVVNINASPYELNKDDVRLPLVQRRAAEAGATVAYVNLIGGQDELVFDGDSMIVGPDGELLARAGQFTEELLVHDLDLPAADAAPNPQGSTDAAKPQVEQHIPDDMPINPVLLDSELAENPDRRAGGVADRIADAAEVWQALVLGLRDYVNKNGFRSVVLGLSGGIDSAVVAAIAVDALGADRVTGVSLPSGYSSEHSKDDAADLAKRTGLNYRVEPIQPMVDAFLANLSLSGLAVENLQARVRGVILMALSNQDGHLVLTTGNKSELAVGYSTLYGDSVGGFNPLKDVPKTMVWQLARWRNTQGAPPIPENSITKAPSAELRPGQKDSDSLPDYEVLDPIIRGYVDHDLGRAELIAAGNDPELVDRVLRMVDLAEYKRRQSAPGTKISGKAFGRDRRLPITNRFREGGATGGQV from the coding sequence ATGCCCACGCTGCGCATCGCCCTCGCTCAGGTGAACTCGACGGTCGGCGACATTCCCGGCAACGCGGCTGCTGTCCGCCGCTGGTCGCGGGCCGCCGCGGACGCCGGGGCACACCTGGTGGCCTTCCCCGAGATGATGCTGACCGGGTATCCGATCGAGGATCTGGTCTTCCGCAACTCCTTCGTCGACGCCTCGCAACGCGCGCTGCGCGACCTCGCCGCCGCCCTGGCCGCCGACGGCCTGGGCGAACTGGCCGTCGTGGTGGGCTACGTCGACGCCGACGGCCCGGCCGCGATCAGCTTCGACGCCGCGCCCGGGACCGGCCGGCGCGACGCGTCCGCGCTGCTGTACCGGGGCGAGGTGGCCGCCACCTACTTCAAGCACCACCTGCCCAACTACGGCGTCTTCGACGAGGACCGGTACTTCGAGCCCGGCTCCGCGCTGACCGTGGTCCGGTTCGGCGGCGTGGACGTCGCGCTCACCGTCTGCGAGGACATCTGGCAGGCCGGGGGGCCGTTCACCGCGGCGCGGCGGGCCGGCGTGGGGTTGGTGGTCAACATCAACGCCTCGCCGTACGAGCTGAACAAGGACGACGTGCGCCTGCCCCTGGTGCAGCGGCGGGCCGCCGAGGCCGGGGCCACGGTCGCCTACGTCAACCTGATCGGCGGGCAGGACGAGCTGGTCTTCGACGGCGACTCGATGATCGTCGGGCCGGACGGGGAGCTGCTGGCGCGGGCCGGGCAGTTCACCGAGGAGCTGCTCGTACACGATCTGGACCTGCCCGCCGCGGACGCCGCGCCGAACCCGCAGGGCTCGACCGACGCGGCGAAGCCGCAGGTCGAGCAGCACATCCCGGACGACATGCCGATCAACCCGGTGCTCCTCGACAGCGAGCTGGCGGAGAACCCGGACCGTCGTGCCGGCGGCGTCGCCGACCGGATCGCCGACGCGGCCGAGGTCTGGCAGGCCCTGGTCCTGGGTCTGCGCGACTACGTGAACAAGAACGGCTTCCGCTCGGTCGTGCTCGGTCTCTCCGGCGGCATCGACTCGGCCGTGGTCGCCGCCATCGCGGTCGACGCGCTCGGCGCGGACCGGGTCACCGGCGTCTCGCTGCCCAGCGGCTACTCCTCCGAGCACTCCAAGGACGACGCCGCCGACCTGGCCAAGCGCACCGGCCTGAACTACCGGGTGGAGCCGATCCAGCCGATGGTCGACGCGTTCCTGGCCAACCTGTCGCTCTCCGGCCTGGCGGTGGAGAACCTGCAGGCCCGGGTGCGCGGCGTGATCCTGATGGCGCTCTCCAACCAGGACGGGCACCTGGTGCTCACCACCGGCAACAAGAGCGAGCTCGCGGTCGGCTACTCCACTCTCTACGGCGACTCGGTGGGCGGCTTCAACCCGCTCAAGGACGTGCCGAAGACAATGGTCTGGCAGCTCGCCCGTTGGCGCAACACCCAGGGCGCGCCGCCCATCCCGGAGAACTCGATCACCAAGGCGCCCAGCGCGGAGCTGCGCCCGGGCCAGAAGGACTCCGACTCGCTGCCCGACTACGAGGTGCTCGACCCGATCATCCGGGGGTATGTGGACCACGACCTCGGCCGGGCCGAGCTGATCGCGGCCGGCAACGATCCGGAGCTGGTCGACCGGGTGCTGCGGATGGTCGACCTGGCCGAGTACAAGCGCCGCCAGTCCGCGCCGGGCACGAAGATCTCCGGCAAGGCGTTCGGCCGGGACCGCCGCCTGCCGATCACCAACCGGTTCCGCGAGGGTGGCGCGACCGGCGGGCAGGTGTGA
- a CDS encoding DUF350 domain-containing protein — protein MLQDLLEGAGRSIVFGGIGIGLMAVGYVLIDLLTPGRLRDLIWTQRNPNASLLLAANQIGIAAIVFTAIWTTYDSFGQGVASTLLFGLLGIAIMGLAFLVLDWMTPGKLGEVICTDDFHGGALVSAASHFGAALIVCACIA, from the coding sequence GTGCTGCAGGATCTGCTGGAGGGCGCCGGCCGGAGCATCGTCTTCGGTGGGATCGGGATCGGCCTGATGGCCGTGGGCTACGTGTTGATCGACCTGCTCACGCCGGGCCGCCTGCGCGACCTGATCTGGACGCAGCGCAACCCGAACGCGTCGCTGCTGCTGGCCGCCAACCAGATCGGCATCGCGGCGATCGTGTTCACCGCGATCTGGACGACCTACGACTCGTTCGGCCAGGGTGTGGCGTCGACCCTGCTCTTCGGCCTGCTCGGCATCGCGATCATGGGTCTGGCCTTCCTGGTGCTGGACTGGATGACCCCGGGCAAGCTCGGCGAGGTCATCTGCACCGACGACTTCCACGGCGGCGCGCTGGTCAGCGCCGCGTCGCACTTCGGGGCCGCCCTCATCGTCTGCGCCTGCATCGCCTGA
- the glnA gene encoding type I glutamate--ammonia ligase, with the protein MDRQQEFVLRTLEERDIRFVRLWFTDVLGTLKSVSVAPAELESAFEEGIGIDGSAIEGFARVYESDMVAMPDPTTFQVFPFEGGGSGESARMFCDILLPDGSAAWADPRHVLRRALAKAAEKGFTFYTHPEVEFFLVQEGANDGSVPIPVDTGGYFDHTTHAVARDFRRQAVLALERIGISVEFSHHEVAPGQQEIDLRYADALTTADNIMTFRHVVKEVALSQGVKATFMPKPYTDQPGSGMHTHLSLFEGERNAFYDSEDPQKLSKTARAFIAGLLVHAREYTAVTNQWVNSYKRLFPLQLPDRITESPAFVSWGHLNRSALVRVPAFGKPNSARVEVRSIDSAANPYLAFAVMLGAGLKGIEEGYELPPGAEDDVWSLSPAERKAAGYEALPENLSEAIDVMAGSELVAEVLGEHVFDFFLRNKRAEWEQFRREVTPYERQRYLGAL; encoded by the coding sequence GTGGACCGACAGCAGGAGTTCGTGCTCCGGACGCTCGAGGAGCGCGACATCCGTTTCGTCCGGCTCTGGTTCACCGACGTGCTGGGCACGCTGAAGAGCGTGTCGGTGGCCCCGGCCGAGCTCGAGTCGGCGTTCGAGGAGGGCATCGGCATCGACGGCTCGGCGATCGAGGGCTTCGCCCGGGTCTACGAGTCCGACATGGTCGCCATGCCGGATCCGACCACCTTCCAGGTCTTCCCGTTCGAGGGCGGCGGCAGCGGCGAGAGCGCCCGGATGTTCTGCGACATCCTGCTGCCCGACGGCAGCGCCGCCTGGGCCGACCCGCGCCACGTGCTGCGCCGGGCGCTGGCCAAGGCCGCCGAGAAGGGCTTCACCTTCTACACCCACCCCGAGGTGGAGTTCTTCCTGGTCCAGGAGGGGGCGAACGACGGCTCGGTGCCGATCCCGGTGGACACCGGCGGCTACTTCGACCACACCACCCACGCGGTGGCCCGTGACTTCCGGCGGCAGGCCGTGCTGGCCCTGGAGCGGATCGGCATCTCGGTCGAGTTCAGCCACCACGAGGTCGCCCCGGGCCAGCAGGAGATCGACCTGCGGTACGCGGACGCGCTCACCACGGCCGACAACATCATGACGTTCCGGCACGTGGTCAAGGAGGTGGCGCTCTCGCAGGGGGTGAAGGCCACCTTCATGCCGAAGCCGTACACCGACCAGCCGGGCTCCGGGATGCACACCCACCTGTCGCTGTTCGAGGGCGAGCGCAACGCGTTCTACGACAGCGAGGACCCGCAGAAGCTGTCCAAGACGGCGCGCGCGTTCATCGCCGGCCTGCTGGTGCACGCCCGGGAGTACACCGCGGTCACCAACCAGTGGGTGAACTCGTACAAGCGGCTCTTCCCGCTGCAGCTGCCGGACCGGATCACCGAGTCGCCGGCGTTCGTCAGCTGGGGGCACCTGAACCGGTCCGCGCTGGTGCGGGTGCCGGCGTTCGGCAAGCCGAACTCGGCCCGGGTCGAGGTGCGCTCGATCGACTCGGCGGCGAACCCGTACCTGGCGTTCGCGGTCATGCTCGGCGCCGGCCTGAAGGGCATCGAGGAGGGCTACGAGCTTCCCCCGGGCGCCGAGGACGACGTCTGGTCGCTGTCGCCGGCCGAGCGCAAGGCCGCCGGTTACGAGGCGCTGCCGGAGAACCTGTCCGAGGCGATCGACGTGATGGCCGGCTCGGAGCTGGTCGCCGAGGTGCTCGGCGAGCACGTGTTCGACTTCTTCCTGCGCAACAAGCGGGCGGAGTGGGAGCAGTTCCGGCGCGAGGTGACGCCGTACGAGCGGCAGCGGTACCTCGGGGCGCTCTGA
- a CDS encoding helix-turn-helix transcriptional regulator, with the protein MNRTDRLYALVEELRAVAPRPRSARWLAERFEVSVRTVERDIAALQQSGTPVYAEPGRTGGYCLDRAHTLPPVNLTPQEAVAMALALRRLDGTPFRQAAASGLRKLVAAMRADDAAAAQALAERIHLVGASAPATMPPVVGALPVGRVLRIGYADRSGATTTRDVEPLGYVGVREQWYLIAWCRLRASVRIFRIDRISTVVPTRQAAPPRTFPEAELDIPAAGREALSLFARTAG; encoded by the coding sequence GTGAACCGCACCGACCGGCTGTACGCCCTCGTCGAAGAGCTGCGGGCGGTCGCGCCCCGGCCCCGCAGCGCCCGCTGGCTGGCCGAGCGCTTCGAGGTGAGCGTGCGCACGGTGGAGCGGGACATCGCCGCCCTGCAGCAGTCCGGCACCCCGGTCTACGCCGAGCCCGGCCGGACCGGTGGGTACTGCCTGGACCGCGCGCACACCCTGCCCCCGGTGAACCTGACGCCGCAGGAGGCGGTGGCGATGGCGCTGGCCCTGCGCCGGCTAGACGGGACGCCGTTCCGGCAGGCGGCGGCCAGCGGCCTGCGCAAACTGGTGGCCGCCATGCGGGCCGACGACGCGGCCGCCGCGCAGGCCCTGGCCGAGCGGATCCACCTGGTCGGCGCGTCCGCGCCGGCCACGATGCCGCCGGTGGTCGGCGCGCTGCCGGTGGGCCGGGTGCTGCGGATCGGATATGCCGACCGGTCCGGCGCGACGACCACCCGGGACGTCGAGCCGCTCGGCTACGTCGGGGTCCGCGAGCAGTGGTATCTGATCGCCTGGTGCCGGCTGCGCGCCTCGGTGCGGATCTTCCGGATCGACCGGATCAGCACGGTCGTCCCGACCCGCCAGGCGGCCCCGCCGCGCACGTTCCCCGAGGCCGAGCTGGACATCCCGGCGGCCGGGCGGGAGGCCCTGAGCCTGTTCGCCCGGACCGCCGGGTGA
- a CDS encoding VOC family protein, with the protein MSNGIGWIEVAADRPAEAEEFYGALFGWTFADDDDSVGPDGRPYRIVTGPDGGAPLGGFYGTGGRAPQQAIFLVVVADVAAACRQAAARGGKVLVGPQREPSGLVFARLADPAGNLFGVFTPPARP; encoded by the coding sequence ATGAGCAACGGAATCGGCTGGATCGAGGTCGCCGCGGACCGGCCGGCGGAGGCCGAGGAGTTCTACGGCGCGCTGTTCGGCTGGACCTTCGCGGACGACGACGACTCGGTGGGGCCGGACGGCCGGCCGTACCGGATCGTGACCGGGCCGGACGGCGGCGCCCCGCTGGGCGGCTTCTACGGCACCGGGGGCCGGGCGCCGCAGCAGGCGATCTTCCTGGTCGTGGTCGCCGACGTGGCGGCGGCCTGCCGGCAGGCCGCCGCGCGGGGCGGGAAGGTCCTGGTGGGGCCGCAGCGGGAGCCGAGCGGGCTGGTCTTCGCCCGGCTCGCCGACCCGGCCGGCAACCTGTTCGGCGTCTTCACCCCGCCGGCGCGCCCCTGA